CCAGATGTTCAATTTGTGAGCGCCTCACCTGAATTGCTTGTGAAAAAGCAAGGGATGGAAGTTAGTACACGCCCGATTGCAGGTACACGTTCTAGAGGTCGTAATGAACAAGAAGACCGAGAGTTAGCTGCTTCTTTAATTGAAAATGAAAAAGAGCGTGCCGAACATATTATGCTTGTTGACCTTGAGCGAAACGACTTAGGGCGGGTATGTGAATATGGTACGGTTGAAGTGAATGAACTAATGGTGATCGAGAAATATTCCCATGTGATGCATATTGTTTCCAATGTAAGAGGGACGCTAAGTGAAGGATATGACTTGTATGAATTAATTCGAGCGACTTTTCCTGGTGGAACCATTACAGGAGCGCCTAAAGTTCGTACGATGGAAATTATTGAAGAACTCGAGCCTGTGAGGCGAGGGATTTATACGGGATCAATTGGTTGGATTGGCTTCAATCAAGAGATGGAATTAAACATTACGATCCGAACGATGGTGTGTAAAGATGATCAAGCGCATGTTCAGGCTGGAGCGGGAATCGTTATTGACTCCAATCCGAAACATGAATACGCAGAATCATTAAAGAAAGCGAAAGCGTTATGGAGAGCATTAGAGTTGAGTGAAGACGAGTTAAGAGAAAAAGAACAGTTGAGCTGAGGAGGAACACAAATGATTTTAATGATTGATAATTATGATTCATTTACGTATAACTTAGTACAGTATTTAGGTGAGATGGGCGAGGAGTTAATTGTAAAGAGGAATGACCAGATTACCATCGAGCAGATTGAAGAACTTTCACCAGATTTTCTTATGATTTCACCAGGCCCATGTAGCCCGAACGAGGCAGGGATTAGTCTAGAGGCGATTCGTCATTTTGCAGGAAAAATACCGATTTTTGGTGTGTGTCTTGGTCATCAGTCGATTGCTCAAGTATTTGGTGGTAATGTCATTCGTGCAGAACGTTTGATGCACGGCAAGACTTCGGAGGTAATGCATAACCAAGAAACGATCTTCGCTACGATTCCAACCCCATTTACTGCAACTCGTTATCATTCTTTAATTGTTAAAAGAGAAACATTACCTGAATGCTTTGAAATTACAGCAGAAACAGAAGCGGGTGAGATTATGGCGATTCGTCATAAAGAGTATGCTATTGAAGGGGTGCAGTTTCACCCTGAGTCGATCATGACTGCTTCGGGTAAAACACTTCTACGTAATTTTATTAACACATATCGCAAGGAACAAATGACATGATCATGTATGTGAACGGTGCATTTGTTACTGAAAAAGAAGCGAAAGTGTCTGCATTTGATCACGGTTATATGTATGGTTTAGGATTATTTGAAACCTTTCGAGTCTATCATGGTCATCCTTTTTTATTGGATGACCATTTTCAGCGTCTGCAACAAGGATTAAAGATGCTGAATATTGAATGGACGATGACGAAAGAAGACATGCATCAAGTGATCGTCCAATTGATTCAGGACAATCACTTGCAAAAGCAAGATGCGTACATTCGGTGGAATGTATCAGCGGGTGATGAAGGAATTGGTCTTTACACAGGTGTTTACAGGCAGCCAACAACGATCGCCTACATCAAACCGTTACCTCCAAAGATGTCTACGGAAAAAAGATGCGTATTGTTGAAGACGAGACGAAACGCACCAGAAACTTGGCCGCGTTTAAAATCCCATCACTATTTAAATAATGTGATAGCTAAACGTGAAATAGGGACAGATCCAACTGTTGAAGGTATTTTTCTAACCGATGACGAGTATTTAGCAGAAGGTGTTGTGTCCAATCTCTTTTGGGTGAAAGAGGGTGTGGTGTATACTCCCACTGTCAAGACGGGTATTCTGGATGGTATAACGAGACAATTAGTGATAGCTTTATTGTTACGAGAAGGTTTTGAGGTGAAAGAAGGGTTTTATAGAGATGAAAACTTGTTAACGGCAGATGAGGCGTTTATGACGAACTCGATACAAGAGGTGGTCGAATTAACCTCTATAAACGAAGTGCGTATAGAGGGAGCGCCGCTTGTTTGTCAGAGACTACAAGAATTATACAAGCAGTTATGTCGAACACTTTGGACGAAAAATGATGTATGAGGGTGTGTAGAATGAAACAAAAGACATTGATCATGGGGATACTGAATGCCACACCTGATTCTTTTTCAGATGGTGGGGAGTTTAATGAGACCGAAACAGCTGCTAAGCGAGCGGTAGAAATGGTCGAAGATGGGGCCGATATTATTGATATTGGCGGCGAATCGACTAGACCTGGGGCAAGCAAGGTTGAACTTGAAGAAGAATTGGCTCGAGTGATTCCTATTATCCAAGCAGTGAGAGAAGCGGTTGATGTTCCGATATCAATTGACACGTACAAAGCAGAAGTGGCAAGGCAAGCGATTTTAGCGGGAGCTACGATCATTAATGATGTGTGGGGAGCAAAGGCAGACCGTGAAATGGCTCACGTTGCCTCTCAAACAGGGGTATCAATTGTACTGATGCATAACCGACACAATAAGAGCTACCATAATCTTTTAGCCGATATGAAACGAGACCTTGAGGAAAGTATCGTCCTGTGTCACGAAGCAGGTGTTACTGATGATAAAATTATCATAGATCCAGGTATAGGGTTTGCCAAAACATATGAGCAAAATTTAGAAGTGATGCGTAGGCTTGATGAATTTGTAGCGATTGGCTATCCTACGCTTTTAGGAACGTCGAGGAAGTCGTTTATTGCTAAAACGCTTGATCTCCCTGTTGATGAACGGGTAGAAGGGACAGGTGCGACAGTTTGTTTAGGGATTGCTAAAGGTTGCGAGATTGTGCGTGTGCATGATGTTAAAGAAATGAGCCGGATGGCTAAGATGATGGATGCTATGCTTGGGAGGGAGACTCATAATGGATAAAATTTATATGGACGGTCTTGAGTTTTACGGATACCACGGTGTCTTTCAAGAAGAGAATAAGCTAGGACAACGTTTTTATGTTGATTTGACCTTAGAGTTAGACCTTAAGAAAGCTGGTACGACAGATGATCTAAAAGCGACCATTAACTATGGAGATGTTTACAAGAAAGTGCAATCGATCGTTGAAGGCAAACCATATAAGCTTGTGGAAACTGTGGCAGAGAAAATAGCTGCTGAGCTCCTTAGTGCATATGGTACCCTGCAGTTGTGTACCGTGAAAGTCATTAAACCAGATCCGCCAATCCCTGGCCACTATCGATCGGTTGCGGTTGAGATCACAAGGGGGAGTAATGAAGCATAATGCATACATTGCGCTTGGTTCAAATATTGGAGACCGAGCTGCATACCTAGAAGAAGCGATTGAACGATTGGGGAAATTGAAAGAGGTTGAGGTGATCCGTCAGTCTTCTATCTATGAAACTGAACCAGTTGGATACGTCGATCAGCATTCATTTCTAAATATGGTTATTGAAATAAAGACAACTCTAGCCCCGAAGAAATTATTGGAAGTGACACAGTCAATTGAAGAGATATGTGGACGCAAGCGAGATGTTAGGTGGGGGCCAAGAACGATAGACCTTGACATTCTCCTCTATGATCAACAGAATATGAAGGTAGAAGACTTATGCATTCCGCATCCTAGAATGTGGGAACGTGCATTTGTGATTGTACCACTTTATGAATTAGAACCTACACTTTACTCACATTCATGTAAACAAACGATTCAAGAGATCTATGAGACGTTGCCAAATAAAGAGGGTGTTCATATATGGAGAACGATAGTTGGGGAAGAAGAATCAGAGCGTTTCGAAAGTTAAAAGGATATACACAACAAACTTTCGCCAAAGAGGTCGGGATGTCGGTCTCGGTATTGGGAGAAATAGAACGTGGAAATAGACAACCTGATGAACAGATACTTGCGAGAGTGACAGAGGTCTTAAATATAACAAGGCAAGATTTGATCGAGAAGTGATCATGGAATTTACGGAGGTGACGATTCGTGTTAAAGATCGGCAATATCGAAATGAAGAATCAAGTTGTTCTTGCTCCTATGGCGGGAGTGTGTAACCCGGCATTTCGTTTGATCGCAAAAGAATTTGGTGCTGGACTTGTTTGTGCAGAGATGGTGAGTGACAAAGCCATCCTTCATAAAAATGAAAGATCACTTAGTATGCTTTATGTCGATGATCGTGAAAAGCCACTTAGCTTACAGATCTTTGGTGGGGAAAAAGAAACATTGGTCGAAGCGGCTAAGTTTGTAGATAAGAATACCAATGCTGATATTATTGATATCAATATGGGTTGTCCGGTTCCTAAAATTACGAAATGTGATGCAGGTGCAAGATGGTTGCTTGACCCGAACAAGATCTATGAAATGGTTGCGGCAACTGTTGATGCAGTAGATAAGCCAGTAACTGTGAAGATGCGTATCGGGTGGGATGAGGATCACATTTTCGCTGTTGAAAATGCACGTGCAGTTGAACGTGCAGGAGGAAGTGCTGTAGCTGTGCATGGTCGTACGCGTGTGCAAATGTATGAGGGGCATGCTGATTGGAATATTATTAAAGAAGTAAAGAATGCAGTGAATATTCCTGTCATCGGCAATGGTGATGTGCAAACTCCACAAGATGCTCGTCGTATGCTTGATGAAGTCGGAGTAGACGGAGTAATGATCGGCCGAGCAGCTCTAGGGAATCCATGGATGCTTTATCGTACAATTAAGTATCTTGAGAATGGTGAACTACACCCAGACCCATCTCCACGAGAGAAAATCGATGTGTGCATGCTTCATCTAGATCGCTTGATCGATTTGAAAGGTGAATCGGTTGCGGTTCGCGAAATGAGAAAGCACGCTGCATGGTATTTAAAAGGTTTACGTGGAAGTGGGCCTGTCCGTGAGCAAATTAATCAATTTGAATTGCGTGATGATGTAGAAAAATCACTTTATGCTTTCATAGATCAATTAGAAGAGAAAATGGCCGTGGAGACTAGTGCTGTTTGACTTTCTAGATAGAATTAACTATAATTCGTTAGAGTTTATGAAACTGCCAGCAAACCACTGGCAGTTTTTCTATATAGAAAATGTCTGTATAATAAGTATGAGTGAGTTCAATGAAAGAGGACAAGGTGTTGTGACCTGTCTTGATGATCATGAGTAGATGTTAATAGAGGAGATGAAGTAGAAATGAGCCAAGAGCTTGAGTTAAATGATTTGCTTACCGTGCGTAGAGAAAAGCTATCTCAATTAGAAGCACAAGGGGCGAACCCATTTGGTGGTCGTTTCGAGAGAACACATACAGCGGGTTCAATGGAGAAAGAATTTGAAGCATATTCTAAAGATGAACTAGAAGAGCAAGGGCGCAGTGTAACGCTTGCTGGACGTATTATGACAAAGCGTGGAAAAGGTAAAGCTGGATTTGCTCATATTCAAGATTTATCAGGACAAGTTCAAATCTACGTACGTAAAGATGCAGTAGGTGACGAGCAATATGAGTTGTTCAATACAATTGATATCGGTGATATTGTAGGGGTAACAGGTACAGCGTTTAAAACAAAGGTAGGGGAGTTATCTGTGAAAGTAACAGACTTCCAAATGCTATCGAAGTCGTTGCGTCCATTACCTGATAAGTTTCATGGTTTAAAAGACATCGAGCAACGTTATCGTCAACGTTATGTTGATTTAATTATGAACCCAGAAGTGCGTGATACGTTTGTGTTGCGTAGTAGAATTCTACAATCGATGCGCCGTTACTTAGATAACTTAGGCTTCTTAGAAGTTGAAACACCAACAATGCACTCAATTGCTGGTGGAGCGTCTGCGCGCCCATTCGTTACTCACCACAACGCGCTTGATATGACACTTTATATGCGTATTGCGATTGAGTTACATTTGAAGCGTTTAATTGTTGGTGGAATGGAAAAAGTATATGAGATCGGCCGCGTCTTCCGTAATGAAGGTGTATCGACAAGACATAATCCTGAGTTCACAATGATTGAGCTTTATGAAGCATATGCAGATTATCAAGACATTATGGCACTAACAGAGGAGCTTGTCGCTCACATTGCTAAAGATGTATTAGGTTCAACTGCTGTTACTTATGGTGATTATAAAGTTGATCTAGAGCCAAAGTGGACGCGTATACACATGGTAGATGCTGTGAAAGAAAAATCTGGTGTCGACTTCTGGCCTGAAATGACCGATGAACAAGCGCGTTCTCTTGCGAAGGAACATGGTGTACATGTAAAGGACACGATGAGTTATGGGCATGTTGTTAATGAATTCTTTGAACACTTTGTCGAGGAGACACTCATTCAACCGACGTTTGTCTATGGACATCCAGTGGAAATCTCTCCTCTAGCGAAAAAGAACCCAGAAGATTCTCGCTTCACGGATCGTTTTGAGTTATTTATCGTCGGACGTGAGCATGCGAATGCATTTTCTGAGTTAAATGATCCGATTGATCAACGCCAGCGCTTTGAACAGCAACTTGTTGAACGCGAGCAAGGTGATGATGAAGCTCATATGATGGATGAGGACTTTGTGGAGTCGCTTGAATACGGAATGCCTCCAACGGGTGGACTAGGCATCGGGATTGATCGGTTAGTGATGCTCCTGACTAATTCGCCGTCTATCCGTGATGTTCTTTTATTTCCGCAAATGAGAAATCGCGAACAGGGTGAATAGTAGATAGATGCTTAGGTCATAATCTAGACCTAAGCTTTTTTTAATCCTAGGGGTGCTAGTAGAGTTTAGTGAGGGAGTCTTTTGTAGATAATGATAGAAAATGCCCGTGCAAAATAAACATTTATTTTTTAGAAAAAGTAGTTGCAAACTTTTGATCAGGGTGATATATTATTACTTGTCGCTGAGACAACAACGCATCACGCGCTGTTGTGAGACGAAAAACATCTTAATAAAAAGTGTTGACACTTCGTTAACGAAATGTTAAGATAATCAAGTCGCCAACAACGACGAAACAAACAAAACGTTCTTTGAAAACTGAACAAAAGCCAAGCGAAAAAAATGAGATACATGATATCTCGTCAATGTTTTATTTTGAGCAATCAAACACTTTTATGGAGAGTTTGATCCTGGCTCAGGACGAACGCTGGCGGCGTGCCTAATACATGCAAGTCGAGCGGATCAATGGGAGCTTGCTCCTATTGATTAGCGGCGGACGGGTGAGTAACACGTGGGCAACCTACCTATAAGATTGGGATAACTCCGGGAAACCGGGGCTAATACCGGGTAATCCTTTTCTCCACATGGAGGAAAGGTAAAAGATGGCTTCGGCTATCACTTATAGATGGGCCCGCGGCGCATTAGCTAGTTGGTAAGGTAATGGCTTACCAAGGCGACGATGCGTAGCCGACCTGAGAGGGTGATCGGCCACACTGGGACTGAGACACGGCCCAGACTCCTACGGGAGGCAGCAGTAGGGAATCTTCCGCAATGGACGAAAGTCTGACGGAGCAACGCCGCGTGAGTGATGAAGGTTTTCGGATCGTAAAGCTCTGTTGTTAGGGAAGAACAAGTGCCGTTTGAATAAGGCGGCACCTTGACGGTACCTAACCAGAAAGCCACGGCTAACTACGTGCCAGCAGCCGCGGTAATACGTAGGTGGCAAGCGTTGTCCGGAATTATTGGGCGTAAAGCGCGCGCAGGCGGTCTTTTAAGTCTGATGTGAAAGCCCACGGCTCAACCGTGGAGGGTCATTGGAAACTGGGAGACTTGAGTACAGAAGAGGAGAGTGGAATTCCACGTGTAGCGGTGAAATGCGTAGATATGTGGAGGAACACCAGTGGCGAAGGCGACTCTCTGGTCTGTAACTGACGCTGAGGCGCGAAAGCGTGGGGAGCAAACAGGATTAGATACCCTGGTAGTCCACGCCGTAAACGATGAGTGCTAGGTGTTAGGGGTTTCGATGCCCTTAGTGCCGAAGTTAACACATTAAGCACTCCGCCTGGGGAGTACGACCGCAAGGTTGAAACTCAAAGGAATTGACGGGGGCCCGCACAAGCAGTGGAGCATGTGGTTTAATTCGAAGCAACGCGAAGAACCTTACCAGGTCTTGACATCCTTTGACCACCCTAGAGATAGGGCTTTCCCCTTCGGGGGACAAAGTGACAGGTGGTGCATGGTTGTCGTCAGCTCGTGTCGTGAGATGTTGGGTTAAGTCCCGCAACGAGCGCAACCCTTGATCTTAGTTGCCAGCATTCAGTTGGGCACTCTAAGGTGACTGCCGGTGACAAACCGGAGGAAGGTGGGGACGACGTCAAATCATCATGCCCCTTATGACCTGGGCTACACACGTGCTACAATGGATGGTACAAAGGGCTGCAAAACCGCGAGGTTGAGCGAATCCCATAAAGCCATTCTCAGTTCGGATTGTAGGCTGCAACTCGCCTACATGAAGCCGGAATTGCTAGTAATCGCGGATCAGCATGCCGCGGTGAATACGTTCCCGGGCCTTGTACACACCGCCCGTCACACCACGAGAGTTTGTAACACCCGAAGTCGGTGGGGTAACCTTTATGGAGCCAGCCGCCTAAGGTGGGACAGATGATTGGGGTGAAGTCGTAACAAGGTAGCCGTATCGGAAGGTGCGGCTGGATCACCTCCTTTCTATGGAGTATTTTAACTCTAGTCGATGTATGACCTTGGGTCATATGCGCTTTGGATCTTTTGTTCAGTTTTGAGAGAACACAAAACTCTCAACATAAGCTAAGGGAATAAGGAACCACGCTAAGTTCGCAACGTCCTGTTGCAACGCCTGGTATTTACATCCTGTAAGCATTGTTCTTTGAAAACTAGATAATGAAATGTAAACATGATTGTTCATCGAAAGATTGAACGAGAATGTCAAGAATTCAACAACCTTTTTTAATTTTTTTTGGTTAAGTTAGAAAGGGCGCACGGTGAATGCCTTGGCACTAGGAGCCGAAGAAGGACGCGACGAACAGCGAAATGCCTCGGGAAGTTGTAAGTAAACGTTGATCCGAGGGTATCCGAATGGGGGAACCCACTATTCGTAATGGAATAGTACCCATGCCTGAATACATAGGGCATGAGGAGGCAGACCTGGGGAACTGAAACATCTAAGTACCCAGAGGAAGAGAAAGCAAATGCGATTACCTGAGTAGCGGCGAGCGAAACGGTAACAGCCCAAACCAAGAGGCTTGCCTCTTGGGGTTGTAGGACACTCAATACGGAGTTACAAAGAAATAGGATAGGCGAAGCGATCTGGAAAGGTCCGCGGTACAAGGTAACAGCCCTGTAGTCGAAATTCTATTTTCTCCTGAGTGGATCCTGAGTACGGCGGGACACGTGAAACCCCGTCGGAATCCGGGAGGACCATCTCCCAAGGCTAAATACTCCCTAGTGACCGATAGTGAACCAGTACCGTGAGGGAAAGGTGAAAAGCACCCCGGAAGGGGAGTGAAACAGATCCTGAAACCGTGTGCCTACAACTAGTTGGAGCCCATTAACGGGTGACAGCGTGCCTTTTGTAGAATGAACCGGCGAGTTACGATGTCGTGCAAGGTTAAGCTGATAAGGCGGAGCCGTAGCGAAAGCGAGTCTGAATAGGGCGATGAAGTACGACGTCGTAGACCCGAAACCGTGTGATCTACCCATGTCCAGGGTGAAGTTCAGGTAACACTGAATGGAGGCCCGAAC
Above is a genomic segment from Bacillus sp. FJAT-45037 containing:
- the pabA gene encoding aminodeoxychorismate/anthranilate synthase component II, with the protein product MILMIDNYDSFTYNLVQYLGEMGEELIVKRNDQITIEQIEELSPDFLMISPGPCSPNEAGISLEAIRHFAGKIPIFGVCLGHQSIAQVFGGNVIRAERLMHGKTSEVMHNQETIFATIPTPFTATRYHSLIVKRETLPECFEITAETEAGEIMAIRHKEYAIEGVQFHPESIMTASGKTLLRNFINTYRKEQMT
- the pabC gene encoding aminodeoxychorismate lyase — encoded protein: MIMYVNGAFVTEKEAKVSAFDHGYMYGLGLFETFRVYHGHPFLLDDHFQRLQQGLKMLNIEWTMTKEDMHQVIVQLIQDNHLQKQDAYIRWNVSAGDEGIGLYTGVYRQPTTIAYIKPLPPKMSTEKRCVLLKTRRNAPETWPRLKSHHYLNNVIAKREIGTDPTVEGIFLTDDEYLAEGVVSNLFWVKEGVVYTPTVKTGILDGITRQLVIALLLREGFEVKEGFYRDENLLTADEAFMTNSIQEVVELTSINEVRIEGAPLVCQRLQELYKQLCRTLWTKNDV
- the folP gene encoding dihydropteroate synthase; its protein translation is MKQKTLIMGILNATPDSFSDGGEFNETETAAKRAVEMVEDGADIIDIGGESTRPGASKVELEEELARVIPIIQAVREAVDVPISIDTYKAEVARQAILAGATIINDVWGAKADREMAHVASQTGVSIVLMHNRHNKSYHNLLADMKRDLEESIVLCHEAGVTDDKIIIDPGIGFAKTYEQNLEVMRRLDEFVAIGYPTLLGTSRKSFIAKTLDLPVDERVEGTGATVCLGIAKGCEIVRVHDVKEMSRMAKMMDAMLGRETHNG
- the folB gene encoding dihydroneopterin aldolase, whose amino-acid sequence is MDKIYMDGLEFYGYHGVFQEENKLGQRFYVDLTLELDLKKAGTTDDLKATINYGDVYKKVQSIVEGKPYKLVETVAEKIAAELLSAYGTLQLCTVKVIKPDPPIPGHYRSVAVEITRGSNEA
- the folK gene encoding 2-amino-4-hydroxy-6-hydroxymethyldihydropteridine diphosphokinase translates to MKHNAYIALGSNIGDRAAYLEEAIERLGKLKEVEVIRQSSIYETEPVGYVDQHSFLNMVIEIKTTLAPKKLLEVTQSIEEICGRKRDVRWGPRTIDLDILLYDQQNMKVEDLCIPHPRMWERAFVIVPLYELEPTLYSHSCKQTIQEIYETLPNKEGVHIWRTIVGEEESERFES
- a CDS encoding helix-turn-helix domain-containing protein — protein: MENDSWGRRIRAFRKLKGYTQQTFAKEVGMSVSVLGEIERGNRQPDEQILARVTEVLNITRQDLIEK
- the dusB gene encoding tRNA dihydrouridine synthase DusB, with the protein product MLKIGNIEMKNQVVLAPMAGVCNPAFRLIAKEFGAGLVCAEMVSDKAILHKNERSLSMLYVDDREKPLSLQIFGGEKETLVEAAKFVDKNTNADIIDINMGCPVPKITKCDAGARWLLDPNKIYEMVAATVDAVDKPVTVKMRIGWDEDHIFAVENARAVERAGGSAVAVHGRTRVQMYEGHADWNIIKEVKNAVNIPVIGNGDVQTPQDARRMLDEVGVDGVMIGRAALGNPWMLYRTIKYLENGELHPDPSPREKIDVCMLHLDRLIDLKGESVAVREMRKHAAWYLKGLRGSGPVREQINQFELRDDVEKSLYAFIDQLEEKMAVETSAV
- the lysS gene encoding lysine--tRNA ligase is translated as MSQELELNDLLTVRREKLSQLEAQGANPFGGRFERTHTAGSMEKEFEAYSKDELEEQGRSVTLAGRIMTKRGKGKAGFAHIQDLSGQVQIYVRKDAVGDEQYELFNTIDIGDIVGVTGTAFKTKVGELSVKVTDFQMLSKSLRPLPDKFHGLKDIEQRYRQRYVDLIMNPEVRDTFVLRSRILQSMRRYLDNLGFLEVETPTMHSIAGGASARPFVTHHNALDMTLYMRIAIELHLKRLIVGGMEKVYEIGRVFRNEGVSTRHNPEFTMIELYEAYADYQDIMALTEELVAHIAKDVLGSTAVTYGDYKVDLEPKWTRIHMVDAVKEKSGVDFWPEMTDEQARSLAKEHGVHVKDTMSYGHVVNEFFEHFVEETLIQPTFVYGHPVEISPLAKKNPEDSRFTDRFELFIVGREHANAFSELNDPIDQRQRFEQQLVEREQGDDEAHMMDEDFVESLEYGMPPTGGLGIGIDRLVMLLTNSPSIRDVLLFPQMRNREQGE